The sequence AGTCATGTCGTGTCATCCATGCCTGAATTCATAGGGTGTGTGAGGGGAACGCGGGGAAGTGAAACATCTCAGTACCCGTAGGAAGAGAAAACAACCGTGATTCCGTGAGTAGTGGCGAGCGAAAGCGGATGTAGCCTAAACCTTGCGTGTGTGATACCTGTCAGGGGTTGCACGTGGGGGGTCGTGGGACCTGCTTGTCATAGCTGACACTGTGGCGAAGAGTTACAAAGTTAGTGGTTAGCCGAATGGTGTGGGAAAGCCAGCCGTAGACGGTGAGAGCCCGGTAGGCGAAAGCTTCTAGCCTCTTTGCAGTGTTCCCGAGTAGCAGCGGACTCCTAGAATCTGCTGTGAATTTGCCAGGACCACCTGGTAAGGCTGAATACTTCCTGGTGACCGATAGCGGACTAGTACCGTGAGGGAATGGTGAAAAGTACCCCGGGAGGGGAGTGAAATAGTACCTGAAACCGTTCGCCTACAATCCGTCAGAGCCTTTCGGGGTGATGGCGTGCCTTTTGAAGAATGAGCCTGCGAGTTAGTGGCATGTGGCGAGGTTAACCCGTGTGGGGTAGCCGTAGCGAAAGCGAGTCTGAATAGGGCGTTTTTAGTCGCATGTTCTAGACCCGAAGCGGGGTGATCTAGCCATGGGCAGGTTGAAGCGTGGGTAAGACTGCGTGGAGGACCGAACCCACCAACGTTGAAAAGTTGGGGGATGACCTGTGGTTAGGGGTGAAAGGCCAATCAAACTCCGTGATAGCTGGTTCTCCCCGAAATGCATTTAGGTGCAGCGTCGTGTGTTTCTTGCCGGAGGTAGAGCACTGGATGGTCTAGGGGGCCTACAAGCTTACTGAAATCAGCCAAACTCCGAATGCCGGTAAGTGAGAGCGCGGCAGTGAGACTGCGGGGGATAAGCTTCGTAGTCGAGAGGGAAACAGCCCAGATCGCCAGCTAAGGCCCCTAAGCGTGTGCTAAGTGGAAAAGGATGTGGGATCGCATGGACAACCAGGAGGTTGGCTTAGAAGCAGCCACCCTTTAAAGAGTGCGTAATAGCTCACTGGTCAAGTGGTTCCGCGCCGACAATGTAGCGGGGCTCAAGCACACCGCCGAAGCTGTGGCATTGACGCATTGCTCGGTAGAGTTCTTCGGGATTCTATCCAGGCGCGTTGATGGGTAGGGGAGCGTCGTGTTGCGGGTGAAGCGGCGGAGTGATCCAGTCGTGGACGCTACACGAGTGAGAATGCAGGCATGAGTAGCGAATGAAGGGTGAGAACCCCTTCCGCCGGATGACCAAGGGTTCCAGGGCCAGGCTAATCCGCCCTGGGTGAGTCGGGGCCTAAGGCGAGGCCGAGAGGCGTAGTCGATGGATAACGGGTTGATATTCCCGTACCCGCAAAGGAACGCCCAAGATGAACCTCGGGATGCTAACTGCCTGAAGCGTCTGCGGTCTTCGGACCAAGGGCGTGGAGGCCAGGACCCTTCTGGGTAGTAGTTTAGTGATGGGGTGACGCAGGAAGGTAGCTGATCCCGGCCGGTGGTTGTGCCGGGGTAAGCGTGTAGGCCGTGTCATAGGCAAATCCGTGACACATGAGGCTGAGACGTGATGCCGAGCCGTTCTGGTGAAGTCAGTGATCCTATGCTGCCGAGAAAAGCCTCTAGCGATGTTCCGAGCGGCCCGTACCCGAAACCGACACAGGTGGTCAGGTAGAGAATACCGAGGCGACGGGTGAACTGTGGTTAAGGAACTCGGCAAATTGCCCCCGTAACTTAGGGAGAAGGGGGGCCGGACGCGTGAAGCCCCTTGCGGGTGGAGCGTGGTATGGCCGCAGAGAGCAGGGGGAAGCGACTGTTTACTAAAAACACAGGTCCATGCCAAGTCGTAAGACGATGTATATGGACTGACGCCTGCCCGGTGCTGGAACGTTAAGGGGACCTGTTAGCTCTTTGGGGCGAAGCGGAGAACTTAAGCGCCAGTAAACGGCGGTGGTAACTATAACCATCCTAAGGTAGCGAAATTCCTTGTCGGGTAAGTTCCGACCTGCACGAATGGCGTAACGACTTCCCCACTGTCTCAACCACAGGCCCGGCGAAATTGCAGTACGAGTAAAGATGCTCGTTACGCGCGGCAGGACGGAAAGACCCCGGGACCTTTACTATAGCTTGACATTGGTATCTGAATTCGATTGTGTAGGATAGGTGGGAGCCGGTGAAGCTCGGACGCCAGTTCGGGTGGAGGCGTTGTTGAAATACCACTCTGTTGGGTTTGGGTATCTAACTTGCGGCCCTGATCGGGTCGAGGGACAGTGTCTGGTGGGTAGTTTAACTGGGGCGGTTGCCTCCTAAAGGGTAACGGAGGCGCCCAAAGGTTCCCTCAGCCTGGTTGGCAATCAGGTGTTGAGTGTAAGTGCATAAGGGAGCTTGACTGTGAGACTGACGGGTCGAGCAGGGACGAAAGTCGGGACTAGTGATCCGGCACTTGCGTGTGGAAGCGGTGTCGCTCAACGGATAAAAGGTACCCCGGGGATAACAGGCTGATCTTCCCCAAGAGTCCATATCGACGGGATGGTTTGGCACCTCGATGTCGGCTCGTCGCATCCTGGGGCTGTAGCAGGTCCCAAGGGTTGGGCTGTTCGCCCATTAAAGCGGTACGCGAGCTGGGTTTAGAACGTCGTGAGACAGTTCGGTCCCTATCCGCCGTGCGCGTTGGATACTTGAGAAGGGCTGTCCCTAGTACGAGAGGACCGGGACGGACGAACCTCTGGTGTGCCAGTTGTTCCGCCAGGAGCATGGCTGGTTGGCTACGTTCGGAAGGGATAACCGCTGAAAGCATCTAAGCGGGAAGCTCGCTTCGAGATGAGGTATCCCACCACCTTTGAGTGGGTAAGGCTCCCAGCTAGACGACTGGGTTGATAGGCCGGAGATGTAAGCACGGTAACGTGTTGAGTTGACCGGTACTAATAGGCCGAGGGCTTAACCACTCTATGCTTTATGCTTAGCGTCCACTGTGTGATTCACAGCAAACGAACAACCATCCCATGCTGCTGTTTGTGGTGTGTGGGTTGCTGGTTGTGGTTTCGCTGATGGCTGTTTCGGTGGTCATAGCGGAGGGGAAACGCCCGGTTACATTCCGAACCCGGTAGCTAAGCCCTCCAGCGCCGATGGTACTGCACTCGGGAGGGTGTGGGAGAGTAGGACGCCGCCGGACTTAACGTTGAGAAAGGCCCACCCCTGACGGGGTGGGCCTTTCTTCGTTTCCACGGCGAGTCATGGTTTCCACGGCCAGTCATGTGACCGGTGGCGGTTGTCGTGCCGGTCGGGCGGTAGCTCAGGGAGGCGGAGCACGACCGGACCGGCAGGCCGGCCGGTGTGCGACAACCGGCCTTGCCGCTGTTACTGGACTCAGGGCCGGGCTCGGAGGAGCGCTGGATGGGCCGGCTCGGATGGGAGCTGACGCGGCGAGGTCCGGGCCGAACAGGGGCTCGGCTCAGCGTGACTGGGCTCGGGCGGGCCCAGGGCGTACGGTCAATTGCGGGTTTGAATGGCGTCTCGCATCTGCCGCATGAGCGTGGCGGCCTCCGGAACCGGGCGGTTGAGGAACATCGCCAGGGCGAGACTTCCGTGGTCGGCCCAGCCGCAGACGGCCAGATCGCCGCTCTCGGTCTTGGTGGTTCCACACTTCATGGTGCCGCCCAGGGCGCCGGCGTCGACGTCGTGCAGATCGGTCACCGCGCCCTGCTCGTCGGAGATGAGGTCGAACGAGGTGTTCAGATCCCGCTCCGGGCTCCAGAGCAGCGTGCTCCCGCCGAAGAACAGCACGTCCCGGTCCGCGTCGGCGTGGTAGACGGCGCCGACGGTCCGGTCGAGGTCGACCTCGGCGGACAGGGCGGTCTGCAGATAGTCCGCGGTGTTCTGGGCGTTCTCGCTGGTGTCCAGGGCGAGCTCGCCGATCCGCGAGGGCAGGCTCAGGGTGGCGTCGCGCTGCGAATGGATCTGCCAGTAGAACCAGCCCAGAGCGGCGACGGCGGCCAGCCCGACGGCGAGCAGGGAGCTCAGCACGATGGTCCGCGTCCGGCGCCGTGCGGCGGTGACCGGGGCGGCCCCGGGCTCCACGTCGTCGGGGGTCAGCGAGAACGGAGTCTCCCGGATCTCGATCGGCTCCCCGGCCGGCATCGACTCCTGCGCCGCGGCGGGCGAGGGGTGTCCGGAGGGATCTGGCCCGGGGGCGCCGGAAGGGGGCGTCTGGTTGCCGCGGTCGGACATCCGGCGAGCCTACCGTTATCCACAGGTGGTGGTGCGAATACCAGGTCCGGCTCGGGAATCCGTAGACTTGCCGGGTGACCGATGCAACCGATACTCGCACTCCCGACAGCCGGCCCACCGGTGGACTCTCCGCTCAGTACCAGCCGGGCGACGTAGAGCAGCGGCGGTACGAGCGGTGGGTATCGGAGGGCTATTTCACCGCCGACCCGAAGAGCGACAAGCCGCCGTTCACCATCGTCATCCCGCCGCCGAACGTCACCGGTTCGCTGCACGTGGGCCACGCGCTCGACCACACGATCCAGGACACCCTCGTGCGTCTCAAGCGCATGCAGGGCTTCGAGGTGCTCTGGCTGCCCGGCATGGACCACGCAGGCATCGCCACGCAGAACGTGGTGGAGCGCAAGCTCGCCGAGCAGCAGCTGTCCCGGCACGATCTGGGCCGGGAGAAGTTCGTGGCGAAGGTCTGGGAATGGAAGGCCGAGTCCGGCGGCGCCATCCTCGGCCAGATGCGCCGGCTGGGCGACTCGGTGGACTGGAGCCGTGAGCGCTTCACCATGGACGAGGGGCTGTCGCGCGCCGTCCAGACCATCTTCAAGCGGCTGTACGACGACGATCTGATCTACCGCGCCAACCGGATCATCAACTGGTGCCCGCGGTGCCTCACCGCGCTCAGCGACATCGAGGTGGAGCACACCAACGACGAGGGCGAGCTGGTCTCGATCCGGTACGGCGAGGGTGAGAACTCGATCGTGGTCGCCACCACCCGCGCCGAGACGATGCTCGGTGACACCGCGGTCGCCGTGCACCCCGACGACGAGCGGTACCAGCACCTGGTCGGCACCGAGGTCGAACTGCCGCTGACCGGCCGCCGCATCCCGATCGTCGCCGACGAGCACGTCGACCCGACCTTCGGCACCGGCGCGGTCAAGGTGACCCCGGCGCACGACCCGAACGACTTCGAGATCGGCCAGCGGCACGGCCTGCCCAGCCTGACCGTCATGGACGAGCGGGCGGTGATCACGGTGCCCGGCCCGTTCCAGGGCCTGGACCGCTACGAGGCCCGCCCGGCCGTGGTCGCGGCGCTGCGTGAGCAGGGGCGGATCGTGGCGGAGAAGCGGCCGTACGAGCACTCGGTCGGGCACTGCTCGCGGTGCAAGACGACCGTGGAGCCGCGGCTGTCGCTGCAGTGGTTCGTGAAGACGGGACCGCTCGCCAAGGCCGCCGGTGACGCGGTCCGCGACGGTCGCGTCACGATCGAGCCGGTGGAGCTGTCCAAGCGGTACTTCGCCTGGGTCGACAACATGCACGACTGGTGCATCTCCCGCCAGCTGTGGTGGGGGCACCGCATCCCGGTGTGGTACGGCCCGGACGGCGAGGTGGTCTGCGTCGGGCCGGACGAGGAGCCGCCGACCGGCGAGGGCTGGCGCCAGGACGAGGACGTGCTGGACACCTGGTTCTCCTCCGGGCTGTGGCCGTTCTCCACGCTCGGCTGGCCGGAGCGTACCGCCGAGCTGGAGAAGTTCTACCCGACCAGCGTGCTGGTCACCGGCTACGACATCCTCTTCTTCTGGGTCGCCCGGATGATGATGTTCGGCCTCTACGCGATGGACGGCGTGCAGCCGTTCGACGTGGTCAACCTGCACGGCATGGTCCGCGACCAGTTCGGCAAGAAGATGTCGAAGTCGTTCGGCAACGTGGTGGACCCGCTGGACTGGATCAACCGGTACGGCGCCGACGCCACCCGGTTCACGCTGGCCCGCGGCGCCAACCCCGGCTCCGACGTGCCGATCAGCGAGGAGTGGTGCCAGGGCTCCCGCAACTTCTGCAACAAGCTGTGGAACGCCACCCGCTTCGCGCTGATGAACGGCGCGACGGTGGCGGGCGACCTGCCGCCGGCGACCGAGCTCAGCGCCGTCGACAAGTGGGTCCTGTCCCGGCTGCAGCACACCATCGCCGAGGTCAACGAGCACTTCGACGGGTACGAGTACGCCAAGGTGTGCGACACGCTGTACCACTTCGCCTGGGACGACGTCTGCGACTGGTACGTCGAGCTCAGCAAGCCGGTGCTGGCCCAGGACACCGCGGAGGCGGCGCGTACCCGGCGCGTCCTCGGGCACGTGCTGGACCAGCTGCTGCGCCTGCTGCACCCGGTCATCCCGTTCGTCACCGAGGAGCTGTGGATCGCGCTGACCGGGGGCGAGACCGTGACCCGGGCGTCCTGGCCGGCTGTCGACCAGGCGCTGATCGACGACGCCGCCGAGGAGGAGCTGGCCGCGCTGCAGAAGGTGGTCACCGAGGTCCGCCGGTTCCGCTCCGACCAGGGCCTCAAGCCGAGCCAGCGGGTCTCCGCCGCGCTGACCGGCCTGGGCAACGTCGGGATCGACACGCACGAGCCGCTGATCCGGTCGCTGGCCCGGCTGGACGCGCCGGCCGCCGACTTCACCGCCACCGCCACCCTGGCGGTGACCGGTGGGATCACCGTCGACCTGGACACCCGCGGCGCCATCGACGTGGCCGCCGAGCGGGCCCGCCTGGAGAAGGACCGCGCCGCCGCCGAGAAGGAAGCCGCGCAGTGCCGGGCCAAGCTGGGCAACGAGGCGTTCGTCGGCAAGGCGCCGGAACACGTGGTCGCCAAGATCAAGGACCGGTTGGCGGCCGCCGAATCGGACTTGGTCCGGATCGCAGCCGCCATTGAGGCACTGCCGACAGCCTGAGCCGTGACGGCTCAGGCCGGGAGAAGAATGAGCGAGTACACCGAGGTCGAGACCGCGCTCAACGAGCGCGGTTTCACCCGCATGGTCTTCGACATGCAGAAGATCCGCGATCTGATGGACGTGCTGGGCAGCCCGCAGAGGGCGTACCCGGCGATCCATCTGACCGGCACCAACGGCAAGACCAGCACCGCCCGCATGATCGACGCGCTGTTGCGGGCGCACGGGCTGCACACCGGGCGGTACACCAGCCCGCACCTGGAGACGGTGCGGGAACGCATCAGCCTGGACGGTGAGCCGATCTCCGAGGACCGGCTGGTCAGCACGTACCGGGAGGTGGCGCCGCTCGCCGAGCTGATCGACGCGCGGAACTCCGAGCCGCTGACCTACTTCGACATGACCACGGCCATGGCGTACGCGGCGTTCGCCGACGCGCCGGTGGACATCGCGGTGGTCGAGGTGGGGCTGGGCGGCGAGGAGGACGCCACCAACGTGATCGAGGCCGGGGTGTGCGTGCTCACCCCGATCGGGCTCGACCACACCGAGTGGCTGGGCGACACGATCGAGGACATCGCCTGGGCCAAGGCCGGAATCATCCACAAGGGCGCCACGGTGATCACCGCGTTGCAGACCGAGGAGGCCATGCGGCCGATCCTGGAACGCTGCGCGGAGATGGGCGCCACCCTGGCCCGCGAGGGCGGCGAGTTCGGCGTGATCCAGCGGACCCAGGCGGTCGGCGGGCAGGTGCTCACCCTGCAGGGGCTGGGCGGCGTCTACGACGAGATCTTCCTGCCGCTGTTCGGCGCACACCAGGCGCAGAACGCGGCGATCGCGCTGGCCGCGGTGGAGGCGTTCCTCGGCGCCGGGGCCGGCAAACAGCTCGAGGCCGACCTGGTCCGCGAGGGCTTCGCGCAGGTCGACTCGCCCGGCCGGCTGGAACGGGTGCGCAGCGCCCCGGCGATCCTGCTGGACGGCGCGCACAACCCGCACGGGATGGCCGCCACGGTCACCGCGCTGGAGGAGGAGTTCAGCTTCCGGCACCTGGTCGCGGTGCTCGCCGTGCTCGGCGACAAGGACGTGACCGGCCTGCTCGACCTGCTCGAACCGGTGGTCGCCCGGATCGTGGTGACGCAGAACAGCTCGCCGCGGTCGATGCCCGCGGCCGAACTGGCGCGGCTCGCGATCAACGTGTTCGGCGAGGACCGGGTGACGACCGCGGAGAACATGCCGGACGCCATCGAGGAGGCCGTGGTGCTCGCCGAGGAGGATGCGTCCGGCGAGTTGAGCGGCGTCGGGGTGCTGATCACCGGTTCGGTGGTGACCGTCGCGGACGCGCGGAAGCTGCTGAAACGATGAACGAGCCGGAGGACGGCCGGAGACCGGCGGAGGGCGAGGCGGGCGCCACGGTGCGGCGTTCCGGGTTGCGCAATCCCGAGGCCGCCGTACGAGGTCTCGGGGCGGGCACGCTGGCCCTCGAAGCGATCGTGCTGCTGCTGGCGATCCAGCCGATCCGGATCCTCGGCGGTGACCTGAGCGGCTGGGGCATCGGACTGGTGATCTTCCTGGCCGTGGTCGCGGCGGTGCTCGCCGGGTGCATGCGGCGGGGCTGGGCCTGGGGGGCAGGGACAGCGCTGCAGGTGCTGCTGCTCGCCGGCGGGCTGGCACATTGGTCGCTCACGGCGCTCGGGGTGATCTTCGGGCTGGCGTGGGCGTATGCGTTGTACGTACGCAGGTCGATCCTGGGCTGAGCGGCACGCGTCCCTGGCCGCGGGAGTTCCGCGGCGGCGATGCCGCTGTGCCGGCTCTGGTCACGCGATGAGGGGAGCCACCCTGGTGGCTCCCCTCATCGCGTGTCCGGGTCCGAAGCTTCCCCGGTCAGGCTCCCGGGCGGACGGCACGCCACTGCGTGATGGCGATGTTGTGGTTGTCCGGGTCGCGGAAGGTCGCGGACCAGAGCTCCAGCTTGTCACCGCGGTTGACCGGGCGCGGCGGGTGGACGAACTCGACGCCCTTGGCCTGGAGCTCCTGGTGGACCGCCTCGATGTCGCCCACCTCCAGGTTCAGGTAGACCAGGCGGTCGGCTTCCGCGGCAAGGTTCGGCACGGTGCGCAGCACCACCCGGGTGTCGCCGGACGCCAAAACCGAGCTCTCGTCACCGGTGTCGATCTCGTAGAAGCCGAGGGTGTCCCGGTAGAAGACGATCGAGCGGGCCAGGTCGGTCACCAGGATGGTGATGCCTACCCCGTGGATCGCACCGGCGGGGCCGGGGCGGGCGCTCGGATAGGCGGTGATGACCTCGGCTGCCCGGTCGTCCGGCTCGCCGCGGCCGGAGAAGTCGCCCCACGGGCTGCCGGTCGGCCGCGAGGTGGGTCGTCCGGGGGCCGGCCTGTCGTCGGGCACGGGTTCGGGCTCGGTGGTGGCGGGGGCGCCCGCCGGCTCGGGATCGCCGGTGATCCGGTCGTTGCGGGGCGGCCCGGTCGGGGTGCGCGGAGCCGGATCTTCGACGGGCGGGGCGACCACACCCGCGGCCATGCCCCGGACGGCGGCCGGAGTCGCCTCCGGGGGAGTGTCCGGGTTCTCGTCGAGCGGGATGTCGATGTCGTCCGCAGGAAGCAGCGGCCGACCGGTGGCCGGGGGCGGCGCGGTGGGGAACGGCCGGTCCGGCGCAGGGGCGGCCGGCGGCTGGGTGAGCGGGACCGGGACGATCGGGGTCGTGGACCGGATTGCCTCCGGGGTGCGGGGTGCGCGGGAATCGGCCGGGGTGGGCTCCGGCCGGGCATCAGCCGGGGCGGGCTCCGGCCGGGCGGCTGGGCGGGCATCGGCCGGGGTGGGCTCCGGCCGGGCGGCCGGGCGGGCATCAGCCGGGTGCTCCGCAGCGGAGGCTGACGGGTGCTCGGCGGCCGGGAAGGACATGGGCCGGAGGTCCGGATCGTCGCGCCCGCCGGAGTGCGGCACCGGGGATGCCGGCGGCTCGGTTCCCGGAAGGCTCGTGGTGGCCGCCGGGGCCGTCGGCGCGGGCTCGTCGGACTCGGTGGGCTGCATGATGAACCGGGTGCGGCCGGAGAGGGTGGGGCTCGGCTCCTGGCCGGTTGCCGCGGCGGGCGCTTCGGCCTCCGGGGTGCCGGTGGCCCGGCCGGTGGCGTCGGCGCCGGGGTCCGGCCGGTCAGCGGGGTCCGGGCCGGCGGCCGGCTGGTCCGCGACGGTGACCGCGGAAGCCGGGAAGGCTGCGGGCGCCGTATCGGCGACGGGTGCG is a genomic window of Actinoplanes teichomyceticus ATCC 31121 containing:
- a CDS encoding DUF4233 domain-containing protein, with product MNEPEDGRRPAEGEAGATVRRSGLRNPEAAVRGLGAGTLALEAIVLLLAIQPIRILGGDLSGWGIGLVIFLAVVAAVLAGCMRRGWAWGAGTALQVLLLAGGLAHWSLTALGVIFGLAWAYALYVRRSILG
- a CDS encoding bifunctional folylpolyglutamate synthase/dihydrofolate synthase, which codes for MSEYTEVETALNERGFTRMVFDMQKIRDLMDVLGSPQRAYPAIHLTGTNGKTSTARMIDALLRAHGLHTGRYTSPHLETVRERISLDGEPISEDRLVSTYREVAPLAELIDARNSEPLTYFDMTTAMAYAAFADAPVDIAVVEVGLGGEEDATNVIEAGVCVLTPIGLDHTEWLGDTIEDIAWAKAGIIHKGATVITALQTEEAMRPILERCAEMGATLAREGGEFGVIQRTQAVGGQVLTLQGLGGVYDEIFLPLFGAHQAQNAAIALAAVEAFLGAGAGKQLEADLVREGFAQVDSPGRLERVRSAPAILLDGAHNPHGMAATVTALEEEFSFRHLVAVLAVLGDKDVTGLLDLLEPVVARIVVTQNSSPRSMPAAELARLAINVFGEDRVTTAENMPDAIEEAVVLAEEDASGELSGVGVLITGSVVTVADARKLLKR
- a CDS encoding valine--tRNA ligase, with the translated sequence MTDATDTRTPDSRPTGGLSAQYQPGDVEQRRYERWVSEGYFTADPKSDKPPFTIVIPPPNVTGSLHVGHALDHTIQDTLVRLKRMQGFEVLWLPGMDHAGIATQNVVERKLAEQQLSRHDLGREKFVAKVWEWKAESGGAILGQMRRLGDSVDWSRERFTMDEGLSRAVQTIFKRLYDDDLIYRANRIINWCPRCLTALSDIEVEHTNDEGELVSIRYGEGENSIVVATTRAETMLGDTAVAVHPDDERYQHLVGTEVELPLTGRRIPIVADEHVDPTFGTGAVKVTPAHDPNDFEIGQRHGLPSLTVMDERAVITVPGPFQGLDRYEARPAVVAALREQGRIVAEKRPYEHSVGHCSRCKTTVEPRLSLQWFVKTGPLAKAAGDAVRDGRVTIEPVELSKRYFAWVDNMHDWCISRQLWWGHRIPVWYGPDGEVVCVGPDEEPPTGEGWRQDEDVLDTWFSSGLWPFSTLGWPERTAELEKFYPTSVLVTGYDILFFWVARMMMFGLYAMDGVQPFDVVNLHGMVRDQFGKKMSKSFGNVVDPLDWINRYGADATRFTLARGANPGSDVPISEEWCQGSRNFCNKLWNATRFALMNGATVAGDLPPATELSAVDKWVLSRLQHTIAEVNEHFDGYEYAKVCDTLYHFAWDDVCDWYVELSKPVLAQDTAEAARTRRVLGHVLDQLLRLLHPVIPFVTEELWIALTGGETVTRASWPAVDQALIDDAAEEELAALQKVVTEVRRFRSDQGLKPSQRVSAALTGLGNVGIDTHEPLIRSLARLDAPAADFTATATLAVTGGITVDLDTRGAIDVAAERARLEKDRAAAEKEAAQCRAKLGNEAFVGKAPEHVVAKIKDRLAAAESDLVRIAAAIEALPTA